Part of the Vulcanisaeta thermophila genome, CTTTAACGCGGATCCAGTTCCTGGGGCAGTGCAGGAATCGAGACTTAACATAATTGATATGCAGAACATAAGGGTTGAACCCCACGAATTCCTTAGGGAATTAATTAATGAGTTAAGTGAGGAGAAGATTTATAAGGTCGTGAAATCCGACTATGACAAGGACAAGATAAATAAGTTAAATGAGTTGAATAATCAATATGATGATGTACGGCAACGTTTAGATCCATCAAGGATTACCGCATCGCTTGAGTATGGTTTTACGCTTTACTTAATTACCTATTTACATAGTAACATGAAGAATCTAGAGAAATTATCGGGTGATATTTCGAATTTATGCGGTGAAATCCATAACTATATACATAGCGAGGTTGACATTAAAGTCACCGGTAGTAATGATAAAGACGGTAGTAAGATGTTTCTCATTTCGAGGTTTTACGATTTTGATACCTCACCGCTGTTGCTATCCATGGCTTTTGATGTGGTGAGGAGCAGAATAATCAATGCGTTGCACTTTGATCAAATAATGGATAGTGAGGAGGGTGTTGATATTGATCATTTATTGGATATCCCTGTTAGTAACGTAGCTAATAAAACACTTACTAACGAGGTTAGTACGATTAAAAATGTGGCCCGCATATTTAAGTATATCGTGAATAATTTCTTAAATGTAAAAATAACTAGTTATGTGAAGTATGATAGTGCTTATGACCTTGCGGATAAAACGGCTCTGTATGTATGGCGTAGGTCTGGTGAGATTAGGGATGAAATTAGTAATTACTTATGTGGTGGTCATGATAAATGTGAACCTAATTATAGGAATTTTATTGCTCACGCGGGCCTTGAGAGAACTACTATCTGTGTTAAGGTTGTTGATGATAAGGTGTTTATTAAGTATCGTAGTAGTGATTGCTTTAAGAGTGTCAATGAAATTGTGGGGAGAATAATTAGGGGGTGAGGGTGAGGAAAAGAAAAAGGGGAATTAGTGGTGTGGTTGGTGGAGTTGGGTTAATATATATGTTTGTATTCTACACTTAATGCGTGAGATCTTTGAGTTGGCCTCTTCATTGGGCAATTTAATGAATATGATTGGTGAGTTGGCGAGCCCGGAGCTCATTGACTTGAGTGAGTCGGGTGGTTTTGAGGTTGTTTGTGACACGAGCTTCGAAATTAAGAAATTAGATGTGGGTGGTGATTTGGATCATAGGTTGATGGGTCTTGATAGTCATTCTAGGGTGGTTAAGTTCCTGGGTGTTGATGTTCATGTGGTTACTGGGGCCCTGGTTGGTGATAGCAATGTGTTGATTCCTAAACCCAATGTTGGTGATCGTGTTAAGTGGGTTGG contains:
- the csx1 gene encoding CRISPR-associated CARF protein Csx1, whose translation is MGSEGSEKRVLVLAPWGLPTRWYEVSYVIPKVSDSGKLCTRPIDIKWDSENKKSYTSLAGVLQYIINARHEGPIDVVIMGLDTLAFTDADEGKKCDVRVDNDGKTPSEILSDFAEKLRSGNNVAYSDIRKAAHSLLKGCAEQYLKDFENKITIDIKILPGIGTYKAHGYTARFMGGINNLIFAMLYELYSKVRDGSYSAVVLDLTHGVNYLPVISYSAAQLIAKYLSARDNRKICFITFNADPVPGAVQESRLNIIDMQNIRVEPHEFLRELINELSEEKIYKVVKSDYDKDKINKLNELNNQYDDVRQRLDPSRITASLEYGFTLYLITYLHSNMKNLEKLSGDISNLCGEIHNYIHSEVDIKVTGSNDKDGSKMFLISRFYDFDTSPLLLSMAFDVVRSRIINALHFDQIMDSEEGVDIDHLLDIPVSNVANKTLTNEVSTIKNVARIFKYIVNNFLNVKITSYVKYDSAYDLADKTALYVWRRSGEIRDEISNYLCGGHDKCEPNYRNFIAHAGLERTTICVKVVDDKVFIKYRSSDCFKSVNEIVGRIIRG